A segment of the Asinibacterium sp. OR53 genome:
GAAAGCTTTTTGTGTGATCTTGTTTTTGATGGTACGGATTGCTGAAGGCCTGGGATATACATGTACGCCTTCGGCTTCTAATTTCTCAAGCGCCTCCACATTAACGGATTCGATTTCTATGGTGATGGCATCCAGGCCTTTTCCAAAACGATATACGGTGTCAAAATCAGTAATATCGCCCTGTACAAAATGATGGCATAAATGCGCTGCAGGACAATCGCTTTCTTTATCCAGTACCGATGTCTCCACCACATAATTGGCCGAAGCCTGTAATAACATCCTGCCCAACTGGCCACCGCCGAGAATACCTACTTTCATACAGTTTGATTAGAGGGCAAAGGTAGGAGGAAATTAGATGTTAGTTGTCAGTTGTAAGATGTCAGAGCTATTTCTAACAAGTCACAACTAACATCTAACAACTATTTCTTTATCGCTTCCCTGACTACCTCTACGATATTAGGATAACTATCGTTCAAGCAGGCTTCCAATTCGGTGCCTTGCACCCAACGGATATCCGTAATGTCTTCTTCCGTTTGCGGTGTCAATGGCTGGTTGCCGGCAGCATGCATACGGAACCAATGGGTTTCTTTGATGACGTTATTGTTTAAATGAAGATCGAAATAATGATGATAACCCATGGATATGAGCTCTTCACGTATTACTGCTGCGAGGCCGGTTTCTTCTTTCACTTCTCTCAGCGCGCAGTCTTCAATCGTTTCTCCTTCGTCGAGCTTGCCTTTGGGAAGATCCCATTTGCCACGCCTGAAGATCATGAGTAAGGCACCTGCCTCATTAAAGACCAGTCCGCCGCCCGCTATGATTTTTATCGGTTCCATTCCCCAAAAATAAATACGGCCGGTTTAAACGGCCAACTTGTTTTAACAACTGGTTCATACCAACTTATTGGTAGATGAAAATACCGTGGTAATGGTATTCCTGCTCAGTCTGCTGCCAATTATTTTTACTATCAACATTCATTCATTCATCGACACAAACAAATACCTATGAAGCAGCTTATCAGTTTTTGTGCTTTTATTGCCGCTGTTTCGGCTTTATTGTTGATTGGCAATAGCTGCAGCAAATCATCCGGCAACAATTCGTCGGGACCGGGAAATAATACTTCCGGAACCACTGCCCAGGCGGCCTACGATAACCAGAGTGGTGGTATTTATAAAGGCACGCTGACGGGCTCAAGTGGTTATTTTGTAGTTAACCTGCAGGCTGCTCAACCTTATGTGGTTTACCAATGGACTGATCCGGCCAGTGCTTCTGATAGTTTACCCGCCGCTTCATTGGGTAACTGGCAAAGTGGCCAGGCGCTTTCCAAAGCATTGTTTACCGGTACCAGCGGGGCGAAGATATGGTTCTCTGTAGGTGCTACCGGCGGCAATCCTTCGATAGATTCTGTGTATTTTCCCAGCCACCAGGGGCCGGTATATGCAGCCATTGCAAAAGAAACATCTTCGAATCCAGTGAGAGTGTACCAGGGTTCAGCCACGCCGGTAAGCAGCAATGGAGGAAAATGTGTGAACGCTGTTGTGAATATATGGACAGCCGGCAGCTCAGCTATGGGCACATACCTCACCACTACTGGTGAGCATGGAGCAGGTACAGGAACTGTTAGCGGTAATCAGGTCCAGATAAGTATGGGAGGTGAGTCAGGTTCTCTTAGCATCAGTAGTGATGCAAGTTCTATAACAGGCGGTGTAGGGGGTAGTACCTGTTCCCATAACATTTCATTGAAACGGATCTTCTGAGGGGAGGATACGTAAGCCAGTTGCATTTCCTGTTTATGTTGTGCCCAACACACATAGCAGGTACATGCACTGGCTTTTACTTTTAAACAAACCGGTTCGGATGATTCATAGCCTGATCAGGCCCTGATTGGAAGCGAAACGCAATAAACCCGCCAGGTTGCGTGCTTTGGTTTTAAGC
Coding sequences within it:
- a CDS encoding NUDIX hydrolase; translation: MEPIKIIAGGGLVFNEAGALLMIFRRGKWDLPKGKLDEGETIEDCALREVKEETGLAAVIREELISMGYHHYFDLHLNNNVIKETHWFRMHAAGNQPLTPQTEEDITDIRWVQGTELEACLNDSYPNIVEVVREAIKK